A single window of Pseudarthrobacter psychrotolerans DNA harbors:
- a CDS encoding FAD-binding protein, which yields MPQVGPDINEFFHVNQPVKSFVYVAKKLFRTWADAARYKRPVLRSKGNALMTRMVKSADDLGVRLWNSSPALSLTGDDHGTITGAVIGGDHAATVTARLGVILAAGGFSGNKELRKQYFLHDADGDDHFTPTLGHGGDAANLAISAGGHIDNSVFSVGSWAPVTVFKYLNGNERLFPHLRAIGLPGLIAVDRHGKRFGNEALSYHDFGGTMIGHNKDEDKTFGYVIGDAKTMHKYGIGYAKPWPMPRGYFYKTGYLIKGNSLEELAGKLGIDAEGLKATVSEFSPAAERGEDPAFGRGSTLYNHFRGDMEHKPNPNLAPVGKGPYYAAKIQMGDLGTFAGIGVNDRSEVITVLGTVVPGLIAVGAAAVSVFGGGYPGYGSHIGPAIVFGYRAGRDIAKLAAERGLKRAEAA from the coding sequence ATGCCCCAGGTCGGTCCGGACATCAACGAGTTCTTCCACGTCAACCAGCCGGTCAAGTCTTTCGTCTACGTAGCGAAGAAGCTGTTCCGGACCTGGGCCGACGCGGCCCGCTACAAGCGCCCCGTGCTGCGTTCGAAGGGCAACGCGCTGATGACCCGCATGGTGAAGAGCGCCGACGATTTGGGTGTGCGGCTCTGGAATTCCTCACCGGCACTCTCGCTGACCGGCGACGACCACGGCACCATCACCGGGGCGGTCATCGGCGGAGACCATGCCGCCACCGTGACGGCCCGTCTCGGCGTCATCCTCGCCGCCGGCGGTTTCTCGGGGAACAAGGAACTCCGGAAGCAGTACTTCCTCCACGATGCCGACGGCGACGACCACTTCACACCGACCCTCGGCCACGGCGGAGACGCCGCCAATCTGGCGATCAGCGCCGGCGGCCACATCGACAATTCCGTGTTCAGCGTCGGTTCCTGGGCGCCGGTGACCGTCTTCAAGTACCTCAACGGCAACGAGCGGCTCTTCCCGCACCTGCGCGCCATCGGCCTGCCGGGGCTGATCGCCGTCGACCGCCACGGCAAGCGCTTCGGCAACGAGGCCCTCAGCTACCACGACTTTGGCGGGACGATGATCGGGCACAACAAGGACGAGGACAAGACCTTCGGCTATGTGATCGGCGATGCCAAGACGATGCACAAGTACGGCATTGGCTACGCCAAGCCCTGGCCGATGCCGCGCGGCTATTTTTACAAGACCGGCTACCTCATCAAGGGGAACTCCCTGGAGGAACTGGCCGGCAAGCTCGGCATCGACGCCGAGGGCCTTAAGGCGACAGTGTCCGAATTCAGCCCGGCAGCGGAACGTGGCGAGGACCCGGCGTTCGGCCGAGGCTCCACCCTGTACAACCACTTCCGCGGCGACATGGAACACAAGCCGAACCCCAACCTGGCCCCGGTCGGCAAGGGCCCGTACTACGCGGCCAAGATCCAGATGGGTGACCTCGGCACCTTCGCCGGCATCGGCGTTAACGACCGTTCAGAGGTCATCACCGTTTTGGGCACCGTGGTTCCGGGACTCATCGCCGTCGGCGCGGCGGCCGTCAGCGTGTTCGGCGGCGGCTACCCGGGCTACGGCTCGCACATCGGACCGGCCATCGTGTTCGGATACCGGGCAGGCCGTGACATCGCCAAGCTCGCCGCCGAACGCGGCCTGAAGCGTGCAGAAGCGGCCTAA
- a CDS encoding IclR family transcriptional regulator, with translation MANSASGDSVVDRVVRVMSAFPEGVTVLQLSDLAERAGLPLSSAHRLVRQLADHGVLDLGAGGSVRLGMRLWELVNRNSPTLVLRQAALPFMEDIQQVLNQNVNLAVLDGWEALFVERLSRRGSVANRARIAGRMPVHISSAGLALMANQPRELQIEYLGQFSDPSGKVTADVVRPLLAETAQEGFAQLAGVVDPDTWGIAVPVVDGKRRTVAALGVVVPLAEMRLQALVPALQTAARGIGRQLGEQISSFHSTEFV, from the coding sequence GTGGCCAATTCAGCATCAGGGGATTCCGTGGTGGACCGTGTGGTCCGGGTCATGTCGGCCTTTCCGGAGGGCGTGACGGTCCTGCAGTTGTCAGACCTTGCGGAGCGGGCGGGACTGCCTCTGAGCAGTGCGCACCGGCTGGTCCGCCAGCTCGCGGACCACGGAGTGCTGGATCTCGGCGCGGGCGGGAGCGTCCGGCTGGGCATGCGTCTGTGGGAGCTCGTCAACCGGAACTCGCCCACGCTGGTCCTGCGCCAGGCGGCGTTGCCGTTCATGGAGGACATCCAGCAGGTCCTGAACCAGAATGTGAACCTGGCCGTGCTGGACGGCTGGGAAGCGCTCTTTGTGGAGCGGCTTTCGCGGCGTGGTTCCGTGGCCAACCGGGCCCGCATCGCCGGCCGCATGCCGGTCCATATCTCCTCGGCGGGGCTTGCGCTGATGGCCAACCAGCCGCGGGAACTCCAAATCGAGTACCTCGGGCAGTTCAGCGATCCCAGCGGCAAGGTGACCGCCGACGTCGTGCGCCCACTGCTGGCTGAAACCGCCCAGGAGGGCTTTGCGCAGCTCGCCGGCGTGGTGGACCCGGATACCTGGGGCATTGCCGTCCCCGTCGTGGACGGCAAGCGCCGGACGGTGGCGGCGCTCGGCGTCGTGGTTCCGCTGGCGGAGATGCGGCTGCAGGCGCTCGTCCCGGCGCTGCAGACGGCAGCCCGGGGGATCGGGCGGCAGTTGGGCGAGCAAATATCTAGCTTCCATTCAACGGAATTCGTATAA
- a CDS encoding 4-hydroxybenzoate 3-monooxygenase produces MARTTITTQVAIMGAGPAGLMLSHLLAKQGIESVVVEIRSRKEIQETVRAGILEHGTVNLLVDSGVSDRVLREGDRHDGIELRFNGESHRIDFKDLVGESVWLYPQTDVFADLAARRETDGGDVRYSVTDTTVHDLEGKPKVWFTDADGQEFEIQSDFLVGADGSRSHCRRQVPETARTQYFHEYPFAWFGILAEAPRSADELIYANSQHGFALISQRTETVQRMYFQCDPKENVAEWDDERIWSEFRKRVNGNGFELKEGPVLEKMVLPFRSFVHTPMRHGNLFLAGDAAHTVPPTGAKGLNLAIHDVKMLFEGLDSFYATGSTALLDSYSDRALDRVWKAQHFSYWMTSMLHTVPGADDFDRARQLGELHSVVSSKHGMAYLAESYTGWPTGNQFILTHPLG; encoded by the coding sequence ATGGCACGCACCACCATCACCACCCAGGTCGCCATCATGGGTGCAGGCCCCGCCGGCCTGATGCTGTCCCACCTGCTGGCCAAGCAAGGCATCGAATCAGTGGTGGTCGAGATCCGCAGCCGCAAGGAAATCCAGGAGACCGTCCGGGCAGGCATCCTGGAACACGGCACAGTCAACCTGCTGGTGGACTCCGGCGTATCGGACCGTGTGCTGCGCGAAGGCGACCGCCACGACGGCATCGAGCTCCGGTTCAACGGCGAAAGCCACCGGATCGACTTCAAGGACCTCGTAGGTGAGTCCGTGTGGCTTTACCCGCAGACGGACGTGTTCGCAGACCTCGCGGCACGGCGGGAGACCGACGGGGGCGATGTCCGGTACAGCGTCACCGACACCACCGTTCACGACCTCGAAGGCAAGCCGAAGGTCTGGTTCACCGATGCCGACGGCCAGGAATTCGAGATCCAGTCAGACTTCCTGGTGGGTGCCGACGGTTCCCGCAGCCACTGCCGCCGCCAGGTGCCGGAGACCGCGCGGACCCAGTATTTTCACGAGTACCCGTTCGCCTGGTTCGGCATCCTGGCCGAGGCTCCGCGCAGCGCCGACGAACTGATCTACGCCAACTCCCAGCACGGCTTCGCGCTCATCAGCCAGCGCACCGAGACGGTCCAGCGCATGTATTTCCAGTGCGACCCCAAGGAAAACGTGGCCGAGTGGGATGACGAGCGCATCTGGTCCGAGTTCCGCAAGCGCGTCAACGGCAACGGCTTCGAGCTAAAGGAAGGCCCGGTGCTCGAAAAGATGGTCCTGCCGTTCCGCAGCTTCGTCCACACGCCCATGCGCCACGGCAACCTCTTCCTGGCGGGCGACGCCGCGCACACGGTGCCGCCCACGGGCGCTAAGGGCCTGAACCTGGCTATCCATGATGTCAAGATGCTCTTCGAAGGCCTCGACTCCTTCTACGCCACCGGCTCCACCGCACTGCTCGACTCCTACAGCGACCGCGCCCTGGACCGGGTGTGGAAGGCCCAGCACTTCTCCTACTGGATGACCTCCATGCTGCATACGGTCCCCGGCGCCGACGACTTCGACCGCGCCCGCCAACTCGGCGAGCTGCACTCTGTTGTCTCTTCCAAGCACGGCATGGCGTACCTGGCGGAGTCGTACACGGGCTGGCCGACGGGAAATCAGTTCATCCTGACGCACCCACTTGGCTGA
- a CDS encoding XRE family transcriptional regulator: MTNELDDVLGAVGPRLRALRTERNLTLVEVSTASGVSVSTLSRLESGQRRPNLEILLPLARLYGVPLDDLVGAPPTGDPRIHLRPITHGGMTAVPLTRRPGGLQAFKMVLAGDTRGAEPDARVHEGYEWLYILNGRLRLVLGDKDFELRPGEAAEFDTHTPHWFASADGRPVEFISLFGQQGERMHVRARPKPS; encoded by the coding sequence ATGACAAATGAGCTAGACGATGTTCTCGGGGCGGTCGGTCCCCGGCTTCGTGCACTCCGGACGGAACGGAATCTCACCCTAGTAGAAGTTTCCACCGCATCCGGGGTATCGGTTAGCACCCTATCCCGCCTTGAATCCGGCCAACGCAGGCCAAACCTCGAAATCCTGCTGCCCTTGGCGAGGTTGTACGGTGTTCCGCTCGATGATCTGGTCGGCGCCCCGCCCACCGGAGATCCGAGAATCCACCTCCGGCCCATCACCCATGGCGGCATGACGGCTGTTCCGCTCACGCGCCGCCCGGGTGGATTACAGGCGTTCAAGATGGTACTCGCCGGTGATACCCGCGGGGCAGAGCCCGACGCGCGCGTTCACGAAGGCTACGAATGGCTTTACATCCTCAACGGACGACTGCGTCTGGTGCTGGGCGACAAGGACTTTGAACTTCGCCCTGGCGAAGCCGCGGAATTCGACACCCACACACCGCACTGGTTCGCCAGCGCCGACGGCAGACCCGTCGAGTTCATCAGTCTGTTTGGACAGCAGGGCGAGCGGATGCACGTACGAGCGCGGCCCAAGCCCTCTTAG
- a CDS encoding NAD(P)/FAD-dependent oxidoreductase: MDTTRYDVVIVGGGAAGLSAATTLGRALRSVLVIDSGTPRNAAAAGVHGYLSRDGMNPRELLTIGRSEVLSYGGTVIDGEAVSAQRTLDGFEVILEDARRVSGRRLLVTTGLTDELPPIDGLREQWGKGVVQCPYCHGWEIRGQRIGVLGTGPLSVHQALLFRQWSRDITFFLNDTVEPTDEEWEKLAARSVTVVDGTVASVDSLDGVLTGLTLRQGPSFDMRALAVGTWMVARSALLESLGLNPQVHPLGAGRFIETDAMGATAVGGVYAAGNVSNLTAQVITAAAEGVMTGARINADLIEEETRWAVEGHFGPFSAASEAAVSMIVLGHRRHGLDDGQKTIDMGPAPTVVEMESA, from the coding sequence ATGGACACCACACGGTACGACGTTGTAATTGTTGGAGGCGGAGCGGCGGGACTCAGCGCGGCCACGACGCTGGGCCGGGCGCTGCGCTCGGTGCTGGTCATCGATTCCGGAACTCCACGCAACGCAGCCGCGGCGGGTGTCCACGGTTATCTTTCCAGGGACGGTATGAACCCCCGGGAACTCCTGACTATCGGACGCAGCGAAGTGCTCTCTTACGGAGGCACGGTCATTGACGGCGAAGCCGTTTCGGCACAGCGAACCCTCGATGGGTTCGAAGTGATTCTCGAAGATGCCCGCAGGGTCTCTGGCAGGCGCCTCCTCGTCACCACCGGCTTGACAGACGAACTGCCTCCCATCGACGGGCTACGGGAGCAATGGGGGAAGGGCGTTGTGCAATGCCCCTACTGCCACGGCTGGGAAATCCGCGGCCAGCGGATTGGAGTGCTGGGCACAGGCCCGCTGTCCGTCCATCAGGCACTGTTGTTCAGGCAGTGGTCCCGGGATATCACCTTTTTCCTCAACGACACCGTGGAACCCACCGACGAGGAATGGGAAAAGCTCGCCGCCCGGTCCGTGACAGTCGTTGACGGCACCGTGGCTTCTGTTGACTCTCTCGATGGTGTCCTCACTGGGCTCACGCTCCGCCAGGGTCCCTCGTTCGACATGCGGGCCCTGGCAGTCGGAACATGGATGGTGGCCAGATCCGCGCTTCTGGAATCCCTCGGGCTAAATCCCCAGGTGCACCCATTGGGGGCCGGACGGTTCATCGAGACCGACGCTATGGGTGCGACGGCCGTTGGCGGCGTGTATGCGGCAGGCAACGTCTCCAATTTAACCGCTCAGGTGATCACCGCGGCGGCCGAGGGTGTCATGACCGGCGCAAGGATCAACGCCGACCTCATCGAAGAGGAAACCCGATGGGCCGTTGAGGGGCACTTTGGCCCCTTCTCAGCCGCTTCGGAAGCAGCCGTCTCTATGATCGTGCTGGGCCACCGACGCCATGGCCTTGATGATGGGCAGAAAACCATCGACATGGGCCCTGCGCCCACAGTAGTTGAAATGGAATCAGCATGA
- a CDS encoding class I SAM-dependent methyltransferase: MNHQPHQTSDDNHQPHQHPGSHDQHRVLDLDAEVFGDHLAAVLDLTGVSAAHSVVDLGAGSGAGSRLLRDRYPNAAVTCVDKDPQMLKLLREQGFAVIEADLDDGFPVLAGSSITPDPKVEAPVDLVWASSSLHHVANPARLLSGVRRALSPGGVLVVVELAALPRFLSDPREALLEQRCHAAAAAEGWNHHPNWTPVIEAAGFGVTRSEVTTIAPVTPAAREYAQQWFARFSHLAALTADDRAAVENLLARFSEDTELEPRTTRTVWAATPD; encoded by the coding sequence ATGAACCACCAGCCCCACCAGACGTCGGACGACAACCACCAGCCCCACCAGCACCCCGGCAGCCATGACCAGCACCGCGTCCTCGACCTCGACGCCGAGGTGTTCGGCGATCACCTCGCAGCCGTCCTGGACTTAACCGGGGTGTCAGCTGCACACAGCGTCGTTGACCTCGGCGCCGGCAGCGGCGCAGGTAGTCGGCTGCTGCGCGATCGGTACCCCAACGCCGCGGTGACATGCGTCGACAAAGACCCGCAGATGCTCAAGCTGCTTCGCGAACAGGGCTTCGCCGTGATCGAGGCCGACCTCGACGACGGCTTCCCTGTGCTTGCAGGCTCCTCGATCACGCCGGATCCAAAGGTCGAGGCGCCGGTTGACCTGGTGTGGGCTTCATCCTCGCTGCACCATGTCGCCAACCCCGCCCGGCTCCTTTCGGGGGTCCGCCGGGCGCTGTCGCCGGGTGGGGTCCTGGTCGTCGTTGAGCTCGCCGCTCTGCCTCGCTTCCTAAGCGATCCTCGCGAAGCGCTGCTGGAGCAACGCTGCCACGCCGCTGCAGCGGCCGAGGGGTGGAACCACCACCCGAACTGGACCCCTGTCATCGAGGCCGCCGGGTTTGGCGTCACCCGGTCCGAGGTGACGACCATCGCGCCCGTGACCCCGGCTGCACGGGAGTACGCCCAGCAGTGGTTCGCGCGCTTCTCTCACCTGGCGGCACTGACCGCTGACGACCGCGCCGCCGTGGAAAACCTGCTGGCGCGGTTCTCCGAGGACACCGAGCTGGAACCCCGCACCACCAGGACTGTCTGGGCGGCCACCCCCGACTGA
- a CDS encoding flavodoxin domain-containing protein, which produces MKAYIVYDSAYGNTKAVAEAIAASLKPLNAGAVSVADFDPGLLSGGDLLVVGSPINGWRPTPKITELLAQMGNDNLKGINAAAFDTRVRFFIHGDAAKKITKLLKEAGANIISDPVPFYVQGTEGPLRSGELEKAGSWAKTLSAALER; this is translated from the coding sequence GTGAAAGCCTATATCGTCTACGACTCCGCCTACGGGAACACCAAGGCGGTTGCAGAGGCCATCGCAGCAAGCCTCAAACCCTTGAACGCAGGGGCGGTTTCCGTGGCGGACTTCGACCCCGGGCTCTTGTCAGGCGGGGACCTCCTGGTCGTCGGCTCCCCCATCAATGGCTGGCGGCCCACGCCTAAAATCACGGAACTGCTGGCGCAAATGGGCAATGACAATCTCAAGGGCATTAATGCGGCAGCATTCGACACCCGGGTTCGTTTCTTCATCCATGGCGACGCCGCAAAGAAGATCACCAAATTGCTCAAGGAAGCCGGCGCCAACATCATTTCCGACCCGGTCCCGTTTTACGTCCAGGGCACAGAGGGGCCCCTTCGCAGCGGGGAACTTGAGAAAGCAGGGAGTTGGGCGAAGACGCTTTCAGCGGCCCTTGAGCGATAG
- a CDS encoding zinc-dependent alcohol dehydrogenase family protein yields the protein MKAIVYGGPGMKSWTDVPDPVIRNPSDAIVKVDTTTICGTDLHILKGDVPAVTVGRILGHEGVGTITEVGSSVNSLKPGDRVIISCIKSCGHCANCKSGLYSHCMGDEGAAGIGWVFGHLIDGTQAEYVRVPYAENSLHLLPAGVSDEQAVMLSDILPTGFEIGVQYGRVKPGDTVAVVGAGPVGLAAIATAGLYGAATIIAIDLDTNRLEKSREFGATDVVLSGAADWKERVLGLTDGKGVDVAIEAVGIPATFSMCTEIVRPGGNVANVGVHGKSVELHLEDLWIQNINISMGLVNANTTPMLLKLVAQKKLPAEKFATHHFRFDQFMDAYDTFARAAETNALKVVITA from the coding sequence ATGAAAGCCATTGTCTACGGCGGGCCCGGAATGAAGTCCTGGACAGATGTTCCTGATCCGGTGATCAGGAATCCCAGCGATGCCATTGTCAAAGTGGACACAACCACCATCTGCGGGACCGATCTGCACATCCTCAAGGGCGATGTACCGGCGGTGACGGTGGGACGAATCCTCGGCCACGAAGGGGTCGGAACCATCACTGAGGTGGGGTCGTCGGTAAACAGCCTGAAACCGGGTGACCGGGTGATCATTTCCTGCATCAAGTCCTGCGGGCACTGTGCCAACTGCAAAAGCGGCCTCTATTCGCACTGTATGGGTGACGAGGGAGCCGCAGGGATCGGCTGGGTCTTCGGCCACTTGATCGACGGCACCCAGGCCGAGTATGTCCGCGTTCCCTACGCGGAAAACTCCCTGCATCTGCTGCCGGCCGGGGTGAGCGACGAGCAAGCCGTCATGCTCTCTGACATTCTCCCGACGGGCTTCGAAATCGGCGTCCAATACGGCCGGGTGAAGCCCGGCGACACGGTGGCGGTAGTCGGGGCAGGTCCGGTCGGGCTGGCCGCAATCGCCACCGCAGGACTCTACGGAGCAGCCACCATCATCGCCATCGACCTCGACACGAACCGCCTGGAGAAATCCCGCGAGTTCGGCGCCACCGACGTCGTCCTCTCGGGAGCCGCCGATTGGAAGGAACGGGTGCTTGGCCTGACCGACGGCAAGGGCGTGGACGTGGCCATCGAGGCTGTGGGCATTCCCGCGACCTTCAGCATGTGTACCGAGATTGTCCGTCCGGGCGGGAACGTGGCCAACGTCGGCGTACACGGGAAATCGGTGGAACTCCATCTGGAGGACCTCTGGATCCAGAACATCAACATCAGCATGGGACTCGTGAACGCCAATACCACTCCGATGCTGCTGAAACTGGTCGCCCAGAAGAAGCTCCCGGCGGAGAAGTTCGCAACGCACCACTTCCGTTTTGACCAGTTCATGGACGCATACGACACGTTTGCCCGAGCGGCAGAAACGAACGCCCTGAAAGTGGTGATCACGGCGTGA
- a CDS encoding universal stress protein, whose product MLSPERVVVGYDGSAESALAVRWAARHAALLDCELQVVHCSLWPLLTKNLGPVKGIAGSGLQHQARDTLDKGTAEALSAAPRVRLRRSLLYGLPADHLRRTADGARMLVLGSRGIGGFMGLLVGSVGLELAATASCPVAVIRFDQNPDGRIVVGIDSSGSAGALSIACALASATGADLMIIHVIRPHGGRSNEAGCGQAAARRLLHTAAHDAHALAPEAVISQNFAQDTSVPRALLNASRGAALIVVGGKGRGLLRGTIGSTAHAVLHHATRPVLIARQLKPGVTAGNEKTKAAAVGLPGLLSLTAEAPGPHC is encoded by the coding sequence ATGCTCTCCCCTGAACGCGTGGTGGTGGGCTACGACGGTTCGGCCGAGTCAGCCCTCGCTGTGCGCTGGGCCGCACGGCACGCTGCGCTTTTGGATTGTGAACTGCAGGTGGTTCATTGCTCACTGTGGCCGCTGCTCACCAAAAACCTCGGGCCTGTCAAGGGCATAGCCGGCAGCGGCCTGCAACATCAGGCGCGGGACACCCTTGATAAGGGCACGGCTGAGGCGCTGTCCGCGGCGCCGCGAGTCCGGCTCAGGCGCAGTCTCCTGTACGGACTCCCTGCAGACCATCTCCGCCGGACCGCAGACGGAGCGCGGATGCTGGTGCTTGGCAGCCGCGGGATCGGCGGCTTTATGGGGCTCCTGGTGGGATCAGTAGGACTGGAACTCGCGGCGACGGCCTCCTGTCCCGTGGCGGTCATCCGGTTCGATCAGAACCCGGACGGGCGCATCGTGGTGGGAATTGATTCTTCCGGGTCGGCGGGCGCCCTGAGTATCGCATGTGCCCTGGCAAGCGCCACGGGAGCGGACCTGATGATCATCCACGTCATCCGGCCCCATGGCGGTAGGTCCAACGAGGCCGGATGCGGCCAAGCAGCGGCCCGTCGTCTCCTCCACACGGCAGCTCACGACGCCCACGCCCTGGCTCCCGAAGCGGTCATCAGCCAGAACTTTGCCCAGGATACCTCGGTCCCGCGGGCGCTCCTTAATGCCTCCCGCGGCGCCGCCCTCATCGTGGTCGGCGGCAAGGGCCGGGGGCTTCTCAGAGGAACCATCGGGTCAACTGCCCATGCAGTCCTTCACCACGCCACCCGCCCCGTCTTGATCGCCCGGCAACTGAAGCCCGGCGTGACAGCAGGCAATGAGAAAACCAAAGCCGCCGCCGTCGGACTTCCGGGACTTTTGTCCCTTACCGCGGAGGCACCCGGACCCCATTGTTGA
- a CDS encoding IS701 family transposase — protein sequence MGDLIGQRFVRSEPRRNAVGYVRGLLSDEERKNSWTLSERAGHGTPDGMQRLLSTTDWDPDAVRDDLFTYVNRHLGDPDGILIIDETGFLKKGAASAGVARQYSGTAGRVENCQIGVFLTYSAPAGRTLLDRELYLPKAWADDRERCAGAGIPKTREFATKPVLAADMIDRALDAGIPARWATGDAVYGQHTGLRRRLEARGLHYVLAVPMNQNIIAPTAWPGEQWRADKLIASLRANAWRTRTAGAGTKGDRLYSWARTRINGPAETGEHWLLARRSLKDPTDLAYYICHGPNRVSLAELVRIAGARWAIEETFQTSKGETGLDHYQVRQYTGWYRHITLSMFAQAFLTVIRSKKGALPPEAGN from the coding sequence ATCGGTGATCTGATTGGGCAGCGGTTTGTCCGGTCCGAACCACGCCGGAACGCTGTGGGGTATGTGCGCGGGCTCCTTTCGGATGAGGAACGTAAGAATTCCTGGACCCTGTCTGAACGCGCCGGGCACGGTACCCCGGATGGCATGCAGCGCCTGCTCTCGACCACCGACTGGGACCCGGATGCTGTGCGGGATGACCTGTTCACCTACGTCAACCGCCATCTGGGCGATCCTGACGGGATCCTGATCATTGACGAGACCGGATTCCTCAAGAAGGGCGCCGCCTCAGCCGGGGTCGCACGCCAGTATTCGGGCACGGCAGGGCGGGTGGAGAACTGCCAGATCGGGGTGTTCCTGACATATTCCGCCCCGGCCGGGCGCACCCTGCTGGACCGGGAACTCTACCTGCCCAAAGCCTGGGCCGATGATCGGGAGAGATGCGCCGGGGCCGGGATCCCCAAAACCAGGGAATTCGCCACGAAGCCGGTACTGGCCGCGGACATGATCGACCGCGCCCTGGATGCCGGGATCCCGGCCCGCTGGGCCACCGGGGACGCGGTCTACGGCCAGCACACAGGGCTGCGCCGCCGCCTGGAAGCCAGAGGATTGCATTACGTGCTGGCCGTGCCCATGAACCAAAACATCATCGCCCCCACCGCCTGGCCGGGCGAGCAATGGCGTGCCGATAAACTCATCGCTTCCCTGCGCGCCAATGCCTGGCGGACCCGCACCGCCGGGGCCGGAACCAAGGGCGACCGCCTCTACTCCTGGGCACGGACCCGCATCAACGGACCCGCCGAAACCGGAGAACACTGGCTGCTGGCCCGCCGCTCCCTGAAAGACCCCACCGACCTGGCCTACTACATCTGCCACGGCCCCAACCGGGTCTCCCTCGCCGAACTGGTCCGGATCGCCGGCGCCCGCTGGGCGATCGAGGAAACCTTCCAAACCTCCAAGGGCGAAACCGGACTGGACCACTACCAGGTCCGCCAATACACCGGCTGGTACCGGCACATCACCCTCTCCATGTTCGCCCAGGCCTTCCTGACCGTGATCCGCTCCAAAAAAGGGGCGCTGCCGCCGGAGGCGGGGAACTGA
- a CDS encoding universal stress protein, translated as MTVEQTPDLPAIVVGVDGSAPSILALRWARALAPLLNAPIRAVSSWQFQIAFGTFTPVIWNPEEDARKVCAEAVAKAFEGAAPAGLEMVVSQGPAAKVLVEESKTAQMVIVGRRG; from the coding sequence ATGACCGTGGAACAAACCCCTGACCTGCCGGCAATAGTGGTGGGCGTGGACGGAAGCGCCCCGTCCATACTCGCCCTACGCTGGGCCCGAGCGCTGGCCCCGCTGCTCAACGCCCCTATCCGTGCCGTGTCCTCCTGGCAGTTCCAGATCGCTTTCGGCACTTTCACACCGGTTATATGGAACCCCGAAGAGGACGCCCGTAAAGTCTGTGCCGAGGCAGTGGCCAAAGCCTTCGAGGGCGCTGCCCCGGCGGGGCTCGAAATGGTGGTGTCCCAGGGGCCGGCGGCCAAAGTCCTGGTCGAAGAAAGCAAGACCGCGCAGATGGTCATAGTGGGCAGACGTGGCTAG